DNA from Bradyrhizobium japonicum USDA 6:
TGTCATGGGTTTTCCTGCAGTCTGGGCCGATGCCGTGGTGGAGACGAATATCGACACGCTGCCGATCACGGTGATCGCGAGTGCCGACATGATGGCGAGGAGTGCGCGCTGGAAACGCTGCATAGGAGACCTTCCGTTTGAGGCGGAAGGTGTCTAGCGCAACGAAGCAATCGTTTCCAGCCCTCGGGCCCCGCTTAATAGCCCAGCGCGCAGCCGTCCTTGCGCGGATCGGAACCGCCAGTGAGCGTGCCCTTGTCCCAGTCGATCCAGATCGCCTGCGCGCCGCCGAGCGGGCCGACCACGCTGGTGGTCTTGTGGCCGAGCTTCTTCAGCCCTTCGACGATATCGGCAGGCACGCTGTCCTCGAGCTGGTACTGGCCCTCGTAGTGCAGACCGCGCGGCATGTCGATCGCTTCCTGCACGTCGCAGCCATAGTCGAGAATGTTGGTCACCACGTGAGTCTGGCCGACCGGCTGGTATTGTCCGCCCATCACCGCGAACGGCATCACGGAGCGGCCGCCCTTGGTGAGCAGGCTCGGCATGATCGTGTGCAGCGGGCGCTTGCCCCCGGCGATGCAGTTGGGATGGCCGGGCTGGATGCGGAAGCCGCCGGCGCGGTTCTGGAACAGCACGCCGGTCTTGTTCGAGACGATCGCCGAGCCGAAGGAATGCGCGATCGAATTGATGAACGAGCAGACGTTGCGATCCTTGTCCACGACCGTGATGTAGATGGTCGAGGGATTCATCGGCGGCGCGACGTTCGGCAGGTCGAGCATACCGTCCATGCGGATCTTGCTGATGTATTCGTCGGCAAAGCCCTTCGCGAGCATTTCGGCGACGTCGATCTTCATATGTTCGGGATCGGCGACATGCATCTCGCGATTCATGTAGGCGATGCGCGCGGCCTCCGCTTCGAGATGGAAGCGCTCGATGCTGAGCGGCGCGTACTTGGTCAGGTCGAACCGCGACAGGATGTTGAGCATCAAGAGCGCGGTCACGCCCGGGCCGTTCGGCGGGCACTGCCAGACGTCGTAACCCTTGTAATTGGTGCCGATCGGCATCGTCGTCTCGGTGGTGTGGGCGGCGAAATCGTCGAGCGTGTGCAGGCCGCCGATCCCCCTGAGGGTCTCGACCATGTCCTCCGCGATCGCGCCCTTGTAGAAGGCGTCGCGGCCGTCCTTGGCGATCGCGCGCAGGGTCTTGCCGAGCTCGGCCTGGCGGATGACGTCGCCGGCGACCGGCGGCTCGCCGCCCGGCAACAGGTAACGCACGGTGTTGGTGCCACCCTTCAGCTTCTCGAACTGGTTCTTCCAGTCGAAGGCGATGCGGGGGGCAACGACATAGCCCTCTTCCGCGGCCTTGATCGCGGGCTGCAGCAGGCGGTCGAAGCCGAACTTGCCGTGATCGCGCAGCACGGTGGCGAAGGCGTCGATCACGCCGGGGATCGAGACCGCATGCGCCGAGGTCAGCGGCACGGAATTGATCTTGCGCTCGAGATACCAGTCGGCGTTCGCCGCCTTCGGCGCCCGGCCGGAGCCGTTATAGGCGATGATCTTGCCCTCGCCGCGCGGCTGGATCAGCGCAAAGCAGTCGCCG
Protein-coding regions in this window:
- the ggt gene encoding gamma-glutamyltransferase produces the protein MRNFHFPGRSTVHATNAMVATSHPQASLAAIEVLREGGTAVDAAVAGSALLGVIEPQSTGIGGDCFALIQPRGEGKIIAYNGSGRAPKAANADWYLERKINSVPLTSAHAVSIPGVIDAFATVLRDHGKFGFDRLLQPAIKAAEEGYVVAPRIAFDWKNQFEKLKGGTNTVRYLLPGGEPPVAGDVIRQAELGKTLRAIAKDGRDAFYKGAIAEDMVETLRGIGGLHTLDDFAAHTTETTMPIGTNYKGYDVWQCPPNGPGVTALLMLNILSRFDLTKYAPLSIERFHLEAEAARIAYMNREMHVADPEHMKIDVAEMLAKGFADEYISKIRMDGMLDLPNVAPPMNPSTIYITVVDKDRNVCSFINSIAHSFGSAIVSNKTGVLFQNRAGGFRIQPGHPNCIAGGKRPLHTIMPSLLTKGGRSVMPFAVMGGQYQPVGQTHVVTNILDYGCDVQEAIDMPRGLHYEGQYQLEDSVPADIVEGLKKLGHKTTSVVGPLGGAQAIWIDWDKGTLTGGSDPRKDGCALGY